One segment of Fusarium oxysporum f. sp. lycopersici 4287 chromosome 15, whole genome shotgun sequence DNA contains the following:
- a CDS encoding hypothetical protein (At least one base has a quality score < 10), whose amino-acid sequence MHIEGNGPPEREITVQETTSTSCQTPPELINPVNRSVSLPADSSIPASFLAESQNFLKSWRREKGRLAMATKTFEQKATKLSTLEDELTLVRQRLQKSEETVRELRKQIKESGDTETLHNDIRDLIAKLPPAEGSNFHSKWLSKLRSNAEMINDSMLAESKSLPKRLSNAESELDGTRKRITQLEGQIQLRRNGPRGNSEMTGQAPSQAGPSVSISEPCSISDPNKTIDDITEKLSVYLAAKHSPPFTAPAGFDDALNGLASPNRIVQVFQSQGFWCWLAYFLATKDPKTQPPLSLSGIPNDTLSVIVGHVSEAPVEETLVQPELRKAGIYGFPPRPLKRPRGQFLEDPDDPAQVAKRLRPNNTIPGTPRIDITTPVSHPAAGQPTQELHSLDHISQPMLKVNPPDGYEWPDARRIPSVFFPELGDMIARNGHKASIFALFPPDAAKCRLLLNIEAAKVSPLVMRLYGIQIVEIEEQRAFALPGGVNAIISGSAQFTNTKLSLWDELFGDLIIQGVRNSRGYLDEVARGIMLSECVSMEVPSATDHPAKITITINEFALNDVITRLWLS is encoded by the exons ATGCATATTGAAGGTAATGGGCCGCCGGAACGCGAGATTACTGTACAAGAGACGACATCCACAAGTTGCCAGACACCACCTGAGCTGATCAACCCTGTAAACCGCAGCGTCAGCCTGCCTGCGGATTCCAGCATTCCAGCATCCTTCTTGGCCGAGTCTCAGaacttcttgaagagctggagaAGGGAAAAAGGCCGATTGGCAATGGCCACAAAAACATTTGAGCAGAAAGCCACGAAATTATCGACCTTGGAGGACGAACTCACCCTTGTTCGACAAAGACTTCAGAAGAGCGAAGAAACAGTACGGGAACTACGAaagcagatcaaggagtCTGGCGATACCGAGACCCTTCATAATGACATCCGGGATCTGATAGCAAAACTGCCCCCTGCTGAGGGTAGCAATTTCCACAGCAAATGGCTAAGTAAGCTGAGATCAAATGCTGAGATGATAAATGACTCAATGTTGGCAGAAAGCAAATCACTGCCAAAGAGACTGAGTAACGCTGAAAGCGAGCTTGATGGAACCCGCAAAAGGATAACGCAGCTAGAGGGACAGATTCAATTACGCAGAAACGGACCTAGAGGGAATAG TGAAATGACAGGCCAGGCCCCTAGTCAAGCGGGTCCCAGCGTCAGCATATCCGAGCCGTGTTCAATTTCGGATCCAAACAAGACCATCGACGATATCACCGAGAAACTCTCAGTTTACCTTGCGGCCAAACACAGCCCGCCGTTCACAGCACCAGCTGGATTTGATGATGCCTTGAATGGCCTCGCCTCACCAAACCGCATCGTGCAAGTCTTCCAAAGTCAAGGGTTTTGGTGTTGGCTAGCATATTTCCTAGCGACCAAAGATCCCAAGACTCAGCCGCCTCTATCCTTGTCTGGCATTCCAAACGACACCCTGTCTGTTATTGTTGGCCATGTATCAGAAGCGCCAGTAGAAGAAACTCTCGTTCAGC CTGAGCTGCGAAAGGCGGGCATTTACGGCTTCCCTCCCCGTCCCCTCAAGCGACCCCGTGGCCAGTTCCTCGAGGATCCCGATGACCCAGCGCAGGTGGCTAAGCGACTCCGACCGAACAACACAATCCCCGGTACCCCGCGAATAGATATAACGACCCCAGTATCTCACCCAGCTGCGGGCCAGCCAACCCAAGAGCTTCATTCATTGGATCACATAAGCCAACCGATGTTAAAAGTTAATCCACCAGATGGATACGAGTGGCCCGACGCTCGCAGAATACCATCGGTTTTTTTCCCAGAGCTCGGTGACATGATTGCTCGGAACGGTCATAAAGCCTCAATATTTGCATTATTCCCCCCCGATGCAGCCAAATGCCGTCTCCTCCTGAACATAGAGGCTGCAAAGGTGTCGCCCCTTGTAATGAGGCTCTACGGCATACAGATTGTTGAGATAGAAGAACAGAGGGCTTTCGCCCTTCCGGGCGGAGTAAACGCGATAATATCCGGCTCGGCGCAATTCACAAACACAAAACTCAGTCTCTGGGATGAACTTTTTGGAGACTTGATTATTCAGGGGGTGCGAAACAGCCGAGGGTATCTGGACGAAGTGGCGCGAGGTATCATGTTATCAGAATGCGTAAGTATGGAAGTTCCCAGTGCGACTGATCATCCGGCCAAAATTACCATAACGATAAACGAGTTCGCTCTGAATGATGTAATTACCAGACTCTGGCTATCTTAA